Proteins encoded by one window of Sardina pilchardus chromosome 7, fSarPil1.1, whole genome shotgun sequence:
- the LOC134088302 gene encoding uncharacterized protein LOC134088302 isoform X4: MKSESVHNKKEDFIFGRQWLIEHYEASEGQSVARRVLYEQYVQHCRDNKQKPMSSALLGIVVHSIFMKLSMRRLGPRGNSEYHYWGIHLKRRSPLNQQQNAGDSTAETKMKGKLVVKTHAGWRQWLNDNYEMSPGMSMPRSAVYDQLLWHCHECNLDPISSSTLGKLISSVFPGIMTRRLGTRGNSEYHYWGMQLKNDSPLMRLRDACPIEFEEEANSETCAEETECDLEEHNKIEEDSEKIVEEKKQDESEVEVEITEDDSIVVEKKKNSRGSRASQKTGSRTSRRT; the protein is encoded by the exons ATGAAAAGTGAATCAGTACACAACAAGAAGGAGGACTTCATTTTTGGG CGGCAGTGGCTTATAGAGCACTATGAGGCGTCTGAGGGCCAAAGTGTGGCCCGCAGGGTTCTGTATGAGCAGTACGTGCAGCACTGCAGGGACAACAAGCAGAAGCCCATGAGCAGCGCCTTGCTGGGGATCGTTGTCCACTCCATCTTCATGAAGCTCAGCATGAGACGACTGGGGCCCAG GGGGAATTCAGAGTATCACTACTGGGGGATACATTTGAAGAGGAGATCCCCTCTGAACCAGCAGCAGAATGCTGGAGACTCCACCGCTGAAACGAAG ATGAAGGGAAAACTCGTGGTGAAGACCCATGCTGGCTGG aggcagTGGCTGAACGATAACTACGAGATGTCTCCAGGGATGAGTATGCCACGCAGTGCAGTTTATGACCAGCTCTTGTGGCATTGCCATGAGTGCAACCTGGATCCAATCTCCTCTTCGACCCTCGGCAAACTCATCAGCTCCGTCTTCCCTGGAATTATGACCCGTCGCCTCGGAACAAG GGGGAACTCAGAGTATCACTACTGGGGTATGCAGCTGAAGAATGACTCTCCTCTCATGCGCCTGAGAGATGCCTGTCCTATAGAATTTGAG GAGGAGGCTAACTCAGAAACTTGTGCAGAAGAAACAGAG TGTGACTTGGAAGAGCACAACAAAATAGAG GAAGACTCGGAAAAGATTGTGGAAGAAAAAAAG CAGGATGAATCAGAAGTAGAAGTAGAAATAACAGAG GATGATTCGATCGTAGTAGAAAAAAAG AAGAATTCCAGAGGAAGTCGTGCCTCCCAGAAGACTGGCTCTAGGACCTCTCGGAGGACATAG
- the LOC134088302 gene encoding uncharacterized protein LOC134088302 isoform X6, protein MKSESVHNKKEDFIFGRQWLIEHYEASEGQSVARRVLYEQYVQHCRDNKQKPMSSALLGIVVHSIFMKLSMRRLGPRGNSEYHYWGIHLKRRSPLNQQQNAGDSTAETKMKGKLVVKTHAGWRQWLNDNYEMSPGMSMPRSAVYDQLLWHCHECNLDPISSSTLGKLISSVFPGIMTRRLGTRGNSEYHYWGMQLKNDSPLMRLRDACPIEFEEEANSETCAEETECDLEEHNKIEEDSEKIVEEKKDESEVEVEITEDDSIVVEKKKNSRGSRASQKTGSRTSRRT, encoded by the exons ATGAAAAGTGAATCAGTACACAACAAGAAGGAGGACTTCATTTTTGGG CGGCAGTGGCTTATAGAGCACTATGAGGCGTCTGAGGGCCAAAGTGTGGCCCGCAGGGTTCTGTATGAGCAGTACGTGCAGCACTGCAGGGACAACAAGCAGAAGCCCATGAGCAGCGCCTTGCTGGGGATCGTTGTCCACTCCATCTTCATGAAGCTCAGCATGAGACGACTGGGGCCCAG GGGGAATTCAGAGTATCACTACTGGGGGATACATTTGAAGAGGAGATCCCCTCTGAACCAGCAGCAGAATGCTGGAGACTCCACCGCTGAAACGAAG ATGAAGGGAAAACTCGTGGTGAAGACCCATGCTGGCTGG aggcagTGGCTGAACGATAACTACGAGATGTCTCCAGGGATGAGTATGCCACGCAGTGCAGTTTATGACCAGCTCTTGTGGCATTGCCATGAGTGCAACCTGGATCCAATCTCCTCTTCGACCCTCGGCAAACTCATCAGCTCCGTCTTCCCTGGAATTATGACCCGTCGCCTCGGAACAAG GGGGAACTCAGAGTATCACTACTGGGGTATGCAGCTGAAGAATGACTCTCCTCTCATGCGCCTGAGAGATGCCTGTCCTATAGAATTTGAG GAGGAGGCTAACTCAGAAACTTGTGCAGAAGAAACAGAG TGTGACTTGGAAGAGCACAACAAAATAGAG GAAGACTCGGAAAAGATTGTGGAAGAAAAAAAG GATGAATCAGAAGTAGAAGTAGAAATAACAGAG GATGATTCGATCGTAGTAGAAAAAAAG AAGAATTCCAGAGGAAGTCGTGCCTCCCAGAAGACTGGCTCTAGGACCTCTCGGAGGACATAG
- the LOC134088302 gene encoding uncharacterized protein LOC134088302 isoform X2 has product MKSESVHNKKEDFIFGRQWLIEHYEASEGQSVARRVLYEQYVQHCRDNKQKPMSSALLGIVVHSIFMKLSMRRLGPRGNSEYHYWGIHLKRRSPLNQQQNAGDSTAETKMKGKLVVKTHAGWRQWLNDNYEMSPGMSMPRSAVYDQLLWHCHECNLDPISSSTLGKLISSVFPGIMTRRLGTRGNSEYHYWGMQLKNDSPLMRLRDACPIEFEEEANSETCAEETECDLEEHNKIEDDSDVVDKNEEDSEKIVEEKKDESEVEVEITEDDSIVVEKKKNSRGSRASQKTGSRTSRRT; this is encoded by the exons ATGAAAAGTGAATCAGTACACAACAAGAAGGAGGACTTCATTTTTGGG CGGCAGTGGCTTATAGAGCACTATGAGGCGTCTGAGGGCCAAAGTGTGGCCCGCAGGGTTCTGTATGAGCAGTACGTGCAGCACTGCAGGGACAACAAGCAGAAGCCCATGAGCAGCGCCTTGCTGGGGATCGTTGTCCACTCCATCTTCATGAAGCTCAGCATGAGACGACTGGGGCCCAG GGGGAATTCAGAGTATCACTACTGGGGGATACATTTGAAGAGGAGATCCCCTCTGAACCAGCAGCAGAATGCTGGAGACTCCACCGCTGAAACGAAG ATGAAGGGAAAACTCGTGGTGAAGACCCATGCTGGCTGG aggcagTGGCTGAACGATAACTACGAGATGTCTCCAGGGATGAGTATGCCACGCAGTGCAGTTTATGACCAGCTCTTGTGGCATTGCCATGAGTGCAACCTGGATCCAATCTCCTCTTCGACCCTCGGCAAACTCATCAGCTCCGTCTTCCCTGGAATTATGACCCGTCGCCTCGGAACAAG GGGGAACTCAGAGTATCACTACTGGGGTATGCAGCTGAAGAATGACTCTCCTCTCATGCGCCTGAGAGATGCCTGTCCTATAGAATTTGAG GAGGAGGCTAACTCAGAAACTTGTGCAGAAGAAACAGAG TGTGACTTGGAAGAGCACAACAAAATAGAG GATGACTCGGACGTCGTAGATAAAAATGAa GAAGACTCGGAAAAGATTGTGGAAGAAAAAAAG GATGAATCAGAAGTAGAAGTAGAAATAACAGAG GATGATTCGATCGTAGTAGAAAAAAAG AAGAATTCCAGAGGAAGTCGTGCCTCCCAGAAGACTGGCTCTAGGACCTCTCGGAGGACATAG
- the igfbp6b gene encoding insulin-like growth factor-binding protein 6b: MENPRPGRKMSLLSNLTAIVLLLIAQCGSWTLASRLGPHKGCLSCKDPLASGSRASRDHAGTASSTSVLALGEPCGVYTLSCAKGLRCVPPPREHSPLQALLQGRGFCVKHSRPSPTERPHPTGPHPSHGGETDKAPCRKLLNSVLRGLELTIFQSDRDIYIPNCDTRGFYRKKQCRSSMGMQRGHCWCVDELGTALPVRPSEDGTLPCDGE; this comes from the exons ATGGAAAACCCAAGACCGGGGCGCAAGATGTCTCTGCTCTCGAACCTGACTGCCATCGTCCTGCTGCTGATTGCCCAGTGCGGATCCTGGACTCTCGCCAGCCGCCTAGGCCCCCACAAAGGCTGTCTCTCCTGCAAGGATCCCCTGGCGTCCGGCAGCCGGGCCTCTCGAGACCACGCTGGCACAGCCAGCAGCACATCTGTCTTGGCCCTCGGGGAGCCGTGCGGTGTGTACACCTTGAGCTGTGCCAAGGGTCTACGCTGTGTGCCCCCACCGCGTGAGCACAGCCCCCTCCAGGCTTTACTGCAGGGAAGGGGCTTCTGCGTCAAGCACAGCAGACCCAGTCCCACTGagaggccccaccccacag gTCCCCATCCTTCACATggtggagagacagacaaa GCTCCCTGTCGCAAGCTGCTTAACTCTGTGCTGCGGGGCCTTGAACTGACTATTTTCCAGTCAGACCGTGACATCTACATCCCCAACTGTGATACTCGTGGTTTCTACAGAAAAAAACAG TGTCGGTCCTCTATGGGGATGCAGCGTGGCCACTGCTGGTGTGTGGACGAGCTGGGAACTGCCCTCCCTGTCCGCCCTAGTGAGGACGGCACCTTGCCCTGCGATGGGGAGTGA
- the LOC134088302 gene encoding uncharacterized protein LOC134088302 isoform X3, whose protein sequence is MKSESVHNKKEDFIFGRQWLIEHYEASEGQSVARRVLYEQYVQHCRDNKQKPMSSALLGIVVHSIFMKLSMRRLGPRGNSEYHYWGIHLKRRSPLNQQQNAGDSTAETKMKGKLVVKTHAGWRQWLNDNYEMSPGMSMPRSAVYDQLLWHCHECNLDPISSSTLGKLISSVFPGIMTRRLGTRGNSEYHYWGMQLKNDSPLMRLRDACPIEFEEEANSETCAEETEDDSDVVDKNEEDSEKIVEEKKQDESEVEVEITEDDSIVVEKKKNSRGSRASQKTGSRTSRRT, encoded by the exons ATGAAAAGTGAATCAGTACACAACAAGAAGGAGGACTTCATTTTTGGG CGGCAGTGGCTTATAGAGCACTATGAGGCGTCTGAGGGCCAAAGTGTGGCCCGCAGGGTTCTGTATGAGCAGTACGTGCAGCACTGCAGGGACAACAAGCAGAAGCCCATGAGCAGCGCCTTGCTGGGGATCGTTGTCCACTCCATCTTCATGAAGCTCAGCATGAGACGACTGGGGCCCAG GGGGAATTCAGAGTATCACTACTGGGGGATACATTTGAAGAGGAGATCCCCTCTGAACCAGCAGCAGAATGCTGGAGACTCCACCGCTGAAACGAAG ATGAAGGGAAAACTCGTGGTGAAGACCCATGCTGGCTGG aggcagTGGCTGAACGATAACTACGAGATGTCTCCAGGGATGAGTATGCCACGCAGTGCAGTTTATGACCAGCTCTTGTGGCATTGCCATGAGTGCAACCTGGATCCAATCTCCTCTTCGACCCTCGGCAAACTCATCAGCTCCGTCTTCCCTGGAATTATGACCCGTCGCCTCGGAACAAG GGGGAACTCAGAGTATCACTACTGGGGTATGCAGCTGAAGAATGACTCTCCTCTCATGCGCCTGAGAGATGCCTGTCCTATAGAATTTGAG GAGGAGGCTAACTCAGAAACTTGTGCAGAAGAAACAGAG GATGACTCGGACGTCGTAGATAAAAATGAa GAAGACTCGGAAAAGATTGTGGAAGAAAAAAAG CAGGATGAATCAGAAGTAGAAGTAGAAATAACAGAG GATGATTCGATCGTAGTAGAAAAAAAG AAGAATTCCAGAGGAAGTCGTGCCTCCCAGAAGACTGGCTCTAGGACCTCTCGGAGGACATAG
- the LOC134088302 gene encoding uncharacterized protein LOC134088302 isoform X1 — translation MKSESVHNKKEDFIFGRQWLIEHYEASEGQSVARRVLYEQYVQHCRDNKQKPMSSALLGIVVHSIFMKLSMRRLGPRGNSEYHYWGIHLKRRSPLNQQQNAGDSTAETKMKGKLVVKTHAGWRQWLNDNYEMSPGMSMPRSAVYDQLLWHCHECNLDPISSSTLGKLISSVFPGIMTRRLGTRGNSEYHYWGMQLKNDSPLMRLRDACPIEFEEEANSETCAEETECDLEEHNKIEDDSDVVDKNEEDSEKIVEEKKQDESEVEVEITEDDSIVVEKKKNSRGSRASQKTGSRTSRRT, via the exons ATGAAAAGTGAATCAGTACACAACAAGAAGGAGGACTTCATTTTTGGG CGGCAGTGGCTTATAGAGCACTATGAGGCGTCTGAGGGCCAAAGTGTGGCCCGCAGGGTTCTGTATGAGCAGTACGTGCAGCACTGCAGGGACAACAAGCAGAAGCCCATGAGCAGCGCCTTGCTGGGGATCGTTGTCCACTCCATCTTCATGAAGCTCAGCATGAGACGACTGGGGCCCAG GGGGAATTCAGAGTATCACTACTGGGGGATACATTTGAAGAGGAGATCCCCTCTGAACCAGCAGCAGAATGCTGGAGACTCCACCGCTGAAACGAAG ATGAAGGGAAAACTCGTGGTGAAGACCCATGCTGGCTGG aggcagTGGCTGAACGATAACTACGAGATGTCTCCAGGGATGAGTATGCCACGCAGTGCAGTTTATGACCAGCTCTTGTGGCATTGCCATGAGTGCAACCTGGATCCAATCTCCTCTTCGACCCTCGGCAAACTCATCAGCTCCGTCTTCCCTGGAATTATGACCCGTCGCCTCGGAACAAG GGGGAACTCAGAGTATCACTACTGGGGTATGCAGCTGAAGAATGACTCTCCTCTCATGCGCCTGAGAGATGCCTGTCCTATAGAATTTGAG GAGGAGGCTAACTCAGAAACTTGTGCAGAAGAAACAGAG TGTGACTTGGAAGAGCACAACAAAATAGAG GATGACTCGGACGTCGTAGATAAAAATGAa GAAGACTCGGAAAAGATTGTGGAAGAAAAAAAG CAGGATGAATCAGAAGTAGAAGTAGAAATAACAGAG GATGATTCGATCGTAGTAGAAAAAAAG AAGAATTCCAGAGGAAGTCGTGCCTCCCAGAAGACTGGCTCTAGGACCTCTCGGAGGACATAG
- the LOC134088302 gene encoding uncharacterized protein LOC134088302 isoform X5, producing the protein MKSESVHNKKEDFIFGRQWLIEHYEASEGQSVARRVLYEQYVQHCRDNKQKPMSSALLGIVVHSIFMKLSMRRLGPRGNSEYHYWGIHLKRRSPLNQQQNAGDSTAETKMKGKLVVKTHAGWRQWLNDNYEMSPGMSMPRSAVYDQLLWHCHECNLDPISSSTLGKLISSVFPGIMTRRLGTRGNSEYHYWGMQLKNDSPLMRLRDACPIEFEEEANSETCAEETEDDSDVVDKNEEDSEKIVEEKKDESEVEVEITEDDSIVVEKKKNSRGSRASQKTGSRTSRRT; encoded by the exons ATGAAAAGTGAATCAGTACACAACAAGAAGGAGGACTTCATTTTTGGG CGGCAGTGGCTTATAGAGCACTATGAGGCGTCTGAGGGCCAAAGTGTGGCCCGCAGGGTTCTGTATGAGCAGTACGTGCAGCACTGCAGGGACAACAAGCAGAAGCCCATGAGCAGCGCCTTGCTGGGGATCGTTGTCCACTCCATCTTCATGAAGCTCAGCATGAGACGACTGGGGCCCAG GGGGAATTCAGAGTATCACTACTGGGGGATACATTTGAAGAGGAGATCCCCTCTGAACCAGCAGCAGAATGCTGGAGACTCCACCGCTGAAACGAAG ATGAAGGGAAAACTCGTGGTGAAGACCCATGCTGGCTGG aggcagTGGCTGAACGATAACTACGAGATGTCTCCAGGGATGAGTATGCCACGCAGTGCAGTTTATGACCAGCTCTTGTGGCATTGCCATGAGTGCAACCTGGATCCAATCTCCTCTTCGACCCTCGGCAAACTCATCAGCTCCGTCTTCCCTGGAATTATGACCCGTCGCCTCGGAACAAG GGGGAACTCAGAGTATCACTACTGGGGTATGCAGCTGAAGAATGACTCTCCTCTCATGCGCCTGAGAGATGCCTGTCCTATAGAATTTGAG GAGGAGGCTAACTCAGAAACTTGTGCAGAAGAAACAGAG GATGACTCGGACGTCGTAGATAAAAATGAa GAAGACTCGGAAAAGATTGTGGAAGAAAAAAAG GATGAATCAGAAGTAGAAGTAGAAATAACAGAG GATGATTCGATCGTAGTAGAAAAAAAG AAGAATTCCAGAGGAAGTCGTGCCTCCCAGAAGACTGGCTCTAGGACCTCTCGGAGGACATAG